A genomic segment from Flavobacterium inviolabile encodes:
- a CDS encoding BamA/OMP85 family outer membrane protein: MKQLSAIKKENVDLEKQANKLNNSQMLQKGIKLLFAILILGNISKINAQEHTEPETGRQYILADVDVTGKISYNQQTVVTFSGLEKGQMISVPGEEISNAIKKLWKLGLFNDINIYYNKIQGDSIYIELNIHELPKLQDVKITGVKKGKSEELIKDNDLKKGKVVNENLITTARNYIENKYKKDGYFNTKVTINTIPVDSTEANVNMVILVDRGKKVKVSDIEITGNSMMKTSAIKKAMSNTKVKNPFNPMRLFKTSKYIKDKYKEDLVSVVEKYKEKGYRDARITSDTVTYNKEKNTVAIKFNVEEGKKYYFGDIRFLGNTVYTDRDLNRVLGINKGDIYNGKELQERIANKKSPDAEDLTNLYQNNGYLFSNINPVEVRTANDTIDFEIRIVEGPIAYFNNVTIKGNDKTNDYVIYRELRTRPGQKWNKQDVIRTIRDLGALQFFDPEAIHPEVKNADPASGSVDVEWTVVEKGSSQVELQGGYGGGGFIGTLGLSFNNFSIKNIFNRDAYKPLPMGDGQKMSLRLQGSSYFQTYSISFQEPWLGGKKPVSFSTSISHSKQFLYNYQTRDVTRNQSFNITTLSVGLAKRLNVPDDYFQLSHVLSFQYYDLNNYNTGLFTFGNGSSKNLTYTIGLTRNSKGFNPVYPTYGSEFSISGKFTLPYSLFNGVDYGDLGNQQAYKLKNNGAGYTNSTTGNYVPAGAYINSNGDAVTNYQDAAADQSLVDQKKFNWLEYYKVKFKADWYTTIYNKLVLRSLGEFGFLGAYNQNRGLVPFERFYLGGDGLANFSMDGREVIQLRGYPNQSLTPIIQEGPQKGQQSGGTIYNKFSLELRYPITMNPSASIYALSFLEAGASFDSFKSYNPFDLKRSAGFGLRVFMPAFGLLGIDFGYGFDALPGQTQKNGWETHFIIGQQF, translated from the coding sequence TAGCAGATGTTGATGTTACAGGAAAAATAAGCTATAATCAGCAAACTGTGGTTACTTTTTCAGGTTTGGAAAAAGGACAAATGATCAGCGTTCCCGGAGAAGAGATTAGTAATGCCATCAAAAAATTGTGGAAGCTTGGACTTTTCAATGATATCAATATCTATTACAATAAAATACAAGGCGACAGCATCTACATTGAATTAAACATTCATGAATTACCAAAATTACAGGACGTAAAAATCACCGGTGTAAAAAAAGGTAAAAGTGAAGAGCTTATCAAAGATAACGACTTAAAGAAAGGGAAAGTAGTGAATGAAAACCTGATCACTACAGCCCGAAACTACATCGAAAACAAATACAAAAAAGACGGTTACTTCAACACCAAAGTAACCATAAACACTATTCCGGTAGATTCTACCGAGGCTAATGTGAATATGGTTATCCTTGTTGACAGAGGTAAAAAAGTGAAGGTTTCGGATATTGAAATTACCGGAAACTCCATGATGAAAACTTCCGCGATTAAAAAGGCAATGAGTAACACCAAAGTGAAAAATCCTTTTAACCCGATGCGTCTTTTCAAAACCTCGAAATACATCAAAGACAAGTATAAAGAAGATTTAGTTTCTGTTGTTGAGAAATACAAAGAGAAAGGATACCGTGATGCCCGTATTACTTCGGACACTGTTACTTACAACAAAGAAAAAAATACCGTTGCCATTAAATTCAATGTCGAAGAAGGTAAAAAATACTACTTTGGAGATATCCGTTTCTTAGGAAACACGGTATATACGGATCGTGACCTAAACCGTGTACTGGGAATCAACAAAGGTGATATTTACAACGGAAAAGAATTACAGGAACGAATCGCTAACAAGAAAAGTCCTGATGCAGAAGATTTAACAAACCTATACCAGAACAACGGTTATTTATTCTCCAATATTAACCCGGTTGAGGTTAGAACGGCTAACGACACTATTGATTTCGAAATCCGAATCGTAGAAGGTCCTATCGCCTACTTTAACAACGTTACCATTAAAGGAAACGACAAGACTAACGATTATGTTATTTACCGTGAGTTAAGAACCCGTCCGGGGCAAAAATGGAACAAACAGGACGTAATCAGAACGATCCGTGACTTAGGAGCGTTACAGTTTTTCGATCCGGAGGCTATCCATCCGGAGGTTAAAAATGCCGACCCTGCTTCCGGTAGTGTTGACGTGGAGTGGACCGTTGTAGAAAAAGGTTCCAGCCAGGTAGAGCTGCAAGGTGGTTACGGTGGTGGCGGATTCATCGGAACACTTGGTTTATCGTTCAATAACTTCTCCATTAAAAATATATTTAACAGGGATGCCTACAAACCGCTTCCGATGGGAGACGGTCAGAAAATGTCGCTTCGTTTACAGGGAAGCAGCTATTTCCAGACCTATAGTATTTCATTCCAGGAGCCATGGCTTGGTGGTAAGAAACCGGTGAGTTTCTCCACTTCCATTTCACACAGTAAACAATTCCTGTACAACTACCAGACAAGAGATGTAACCAGAAACCAGAGTTTCAACATTACAACCTTATCGGTAGGTTTAGCAAAAAGATTGAATGTTCCGGATGATTACTTCCAGTTATCACACGTTTTAAGTTTCCAGTATTATGACTTAAACAACTATAACACAGGATTATTTACATTCGGTAACGGTTCCTCTAAAAACTTAACCTATACCATTGGATTGACTCGTAACAGTAAAGGTTTCAACCCGGTTTATCCAACTTATGGTTCAGAATTTAGTATTTCTGGAAAATTTACCTTACCTTATTCCCTTTTTAACGGGGTTGACTATGGCGATTTAGGAAATCAGCAGGCTTATAAACTAAAAAATAACGGTGCAGGTTATACCAACTCTACTACCGGAAATTATGTTCCTGCAGGCGCCTATATCAATTCCAATGGTGATGCGGTTACCAATTACCAGGATGCTGCTGCCGATCAGTCGTTAGTGGATCAAAAGAAATTTAATTGGCTGGAATACTATAAAGTGAAGTTCAAAGCAGACTGGTATACCACAATTTATAATAAATTAGTACTTCGTTCTTTAGGTGAATTTGGATTCCTTGGTGCGTACAACCAAAATAGAGGTTTAGTTCCTTTCGAACGTTTCTATTTAGGAGGTGACGGTCTGGCGAATTTTTCTATGGACGGTCGTGAGGTTATCCAGTTAAGAGGATATCCTAACCAGTCCTTAACGCCAATCATCCAGGAAGGTCCTCAAAAAGGGCAACAATCCGGAGGAACGATTTATAATAAATTTTCATTAGAATTGCGTTACCCGATTACAATGAATCCGTCAGCGTCAATTTATGCCCTTTCCTTCTTAGAAGCAGGAGCATCGTTTGACTCTTTCAAATCCTACAATCCTTTTGACCTGAAACGTTCTGCAGGATTTGGATTAAGAGTATTTATGCCGGCATTCGGATTATTGGGTATTGATTTCGGTTATGGTTTTGACGCCCTTCCGGGACAAACACAGAAAAATGGATGGGAAACGCACTTTATCATTGGACAACAGTTTTAA
- a CDS encoding OmpH family outer membrane protein has product MKQLKTLLIAAALFIGASQTISAQAKVAHINVSDLMTNYPDMKTAQAQVKKIGETYDAQYKTMVSEYQTKLKKYESEAATVTEAINETRSKEMQDMGQRIQQYRENAGKELQQKELDLVKPIMEKARAAIQKVAKAKGYQYVLDSTDGSGVILADGPDLSADVKKELGFK; this is encoded by the coding sequence ATGAAACAGTTAAAAACTTTACTTATCGCTGCTGCACTTTTCATTGGTGCGAGTCAAACAATTTCTGCACAGGCAAAAGTTGCTCACATCAACGTAAGTGATTTGATGACAAACTATCCTGACATGAAAACGGCACAGGCTCAAGTGAAAAAAATTGGGGAGACATACGATGCACAATATAAAACTATGGTTAGTGAGTATCAAACCAAATTAAAAAAATATGAGTCAGAAGCTGCAACTGTAACGGAAGCTATCAACGAAACACGTTCTAAAGAAATGCAGGATATGGGTCAGAGAATCCAACAGTACAGAGAAAATGCTGGAAAAGAATTACAACAAAAAGAACTTGATCTTGTAAAACCAATCATGGAAAAAGCAAGAGCTGCTATCCAAAAAGTTGCTAAAGCAAAAGGATACCAATATGTTTTAGATTCTACAGATGGAAGTGGTGTTATCCTTGCTGATGGTCCGGATTTATCAGCTGACGTTAAAAAAGAATTAGGTTTTAAATAA
- a CDS encoding OmpH family outer membrane protein, with product MRKYFLIALVTFANLTANAQSRGIRIGYIDMEYILEKAPEYAEAKNQLELKAQTWKQEIEVKKNEINKLKESLKTEKVLLTKELISEREDEIRFLENEMLDYQQKRFGPQGDLMTQKTMLVKPIQDQVFNAVQDIAEAKKYDFVFDKASDLTMLFAAQRFDISDQVLRVLTRSQKKEQMNKKQLKELEAQERKEDMDSANPDQVERQKKIDERKAARDKIIADRKAALEAKKQEQLEKRQQLLDERKANKAQPKAEGEENTAPTAQQDAKARLAEERQQKLDERKAALEAKKKEQADRRQQILDERNANKAQPKAPAAPKEGEKQVPAAQTPLSEEPKSDVKTEQQDAKDKLAQERQQKLDERKKALEDRKKKILEDREKAKKDREEKLKNKSSENKSEN from the coding sequence ATGAGAAAATATTTTTTAATTGCACTTGTAACGTTTGCTAATTTAACGGCAAATGCGCAAAGTAGAGGTATCAGAATAGGTTACATTGATATGGAATATATTCTTGAGAAAGCTCCGGAATATGCCGAAGCAAAAAACCAACTGGAATTAAAGGCGCAGACTTGGAAACAAGAAATTGAAGTTAAAAAAAATGAAATCAATAAGCTTAAAGAAAGTTTAAAAACTGAAAAAGTATTATTGACGAAGGAATTGATCTCCGAACGTGAAGACGAAATCCGGTTCCTTGAAAATGAAATGCTGGATTACCAGCAAAAACGTTTTGGTCCTCAGGGAGATCTGATGACACAAAAAACCATGTTGGTTAAACCAATACAGGATCAGGTTTTCAATGCCGTTCAGGATATAGCCGAAGCAAAGAAATATGATTTTGTTTTTGACAAAGCCTCCGATCTGACGATGCTTTTTGCAGCGCAGCGTTTTGACATCAGCGACCAGGTTTTAAGAGTATTGACCCGTTCTCAGAAAAAAGAACAGATGAATAAAAAACAGCTTAAAGAACTGGAAGCACAGGAACGTAAGGAAGATATGGACAGTGCCAATCCGGATCAGGTGGAACGTCAGAAAAAAATTGACGAACGTAAAGCTGCCCGTGACAAGATCATTGCAGACAGAAAAGCTGCTTTGGAAGCTAAAAAACAGGAACAGCTGGAAAAACGTCAGCAGTTATTAGACGAACGAAAAGCAAATAAAGCACAGCCGAAAGCAGAAGGCGAAGAAAATACCGCTCCAACGGCGCAACAGGATGCAAAAGCCAGACTGGCCGAAGAACGTCAGCAGAAATTAGACGAACGTAAAGCCGCTTTGGAAGCGAAAAAGAAAGAACAGGCGGACAGACGTCAGCAAATACTTGACGAAAGAAATGCCAATAAAGCACAGCCAAAAGCACCTGCAGCTCCGAAAGAAGGCGAAAAACAGGTTCCGGCAGCACAAACGCCTTTAAGCGAAGAGCCTAAAAGCGATGTTAAAACAGAACAACAGGATGCTAAAGACAAATTAGCTCAGGAGCGTCAGCAAAAACTGGACGAACGAAAAAAAGCTTTGGAAGACAGAAAGAAAAAAATACTGGAAGACCGCGAAAAAGCTAAAAAAGACAGAGAAGAGAAATTAAAAAATAAATCATCAGAAAATAAATCAGAAAATTAA
- the murI gene encoding glutamate racemase produces the protein MSNKNPIGFFDSGVGGISIWKEVHQLLPNENTIYLADSKNAPYGQRTKEDIIRLSCKNVDYLLERDCKLIVVACNTATTNAIKELRAKYSVPIIGIEPAIKPAANQTKTETIGILATKGTLNSELFHKTVANYKHINIIEQVGYGLVQLIENGDLESDEIKELLKTYLKPMVEANIDYLVLGCTHYPFLLPQIKEIIPAHIKIIDSGEAVARQTKNVLKQNNLLNTTEAESTHLFYTNYKSQVLKNISGFSANVFETDF, from the coding sequence ATGAGTAATAAAAATCCAATAGGCTTTTTTGATTCCGGTGTTGGAGGAATTTCCATCTGGAAAGAAGTACATCAGCTTTTACCCAACGAAAATACTATCTATTTAGCCGATAGTAAAAACGCTCCATACGGTCAAAGAACCAAAGAAGACATTATACGCCTGAGCTGCAAAAACGTAGATTATTTACTGGAACGCGACTGCAAGTTGATTGTGGTTGCCTGTAATACGGCCACAACGAACGCCATTAAGGAATTAAGGGCAAAATACAGCGTTCCTATCATTGGTATTGAACCGGCCATAAAACCGGCCGCAAATCAAACCAAAACAGAAACCATAGGCATATTAGCAACCAAAGGCACCCTGAACAGCGAACTGTTTCATAAAACGGTTGCCAATTACAAGCACATCAACATCATCGAACAGGTTGGTTACGGACTGGTACAGTTAATTGAAAATGGCGATCTGGAATCGGACGAGATCAAGGAACTGCTCAAAACCTATCTTAAACCGATGGTCGAAGCCAATATTGATTACCTGGTGCTTGGCTGCACGCACTACCCTTTCCTTTTGCCACAGATAAAAGAAATCATTCCGGCTCATATTAAGATCATTGATTCCGGGGAAGCGGTTGCCAGACAAACTAAAAATGTACTGAAACAAAACAACCTGCTCAATACTACCGAAGCAGAAAGCACCCACCTGTTTTATACCAATTACAAATCGCAGGTGCTTAAAAATATATCCGGCTTTTCAGCTAATGTTTTTGAAACCGATTTCTAA